The Helicobacter sp. MIT 21-1697 region CCCTCGCTCATCAAGCAGCCCATCAATGCCTTTATCTTTATACGCCCTCTGCCACGCATAGAGCTTATTTTCACTCAAAGCTATGGAGTATTCGCCACTTGCATTCAGCAGCGCAATAAAGTCTTTTACGCTCACACCTTTTGCTTTATATGCCTCCCATTCTGTGATGATAGATTTTTTCTC contains the following coding sequences:
- a CDS encoding helix-turn-helix domain containing protein, with protein sequence EKKSIITEWEAYKAKGVSVKDFIALLNASGEYSIALSENKLYAWQRAYKDKGIDGLLDERGTNRKSQSKIKELGLEELTNKLILASRGRVNISSIHRMLHIHLDSVGKAD